In Fusarium oxysporum f. sp. lycopersici 4287 supercont2.34 genomic scaffold, whole genome shotgun sequence, the following proteins share a genomic window:
- a CDS encoding pyruvate, water dikinase (At least one base has a quality score < 10) — MIRALGPKGIPVPPGFATSSYAYWHYVDANNIRGKIDELVSQWQAGHQTLAEAGHAIRNLFLRGTWPADTAEAILSGYRDLCDKAQVDNLSVAVRSSATAEDLPDASFAGQQETYLNVQGDDALLDACRRCYASLFTDRAISYRQIKEFSHASVALSIGVQQMVRSDIGGSGVMFSIDTESGFDKIVLINAAWGLGENVVQGTVNPDEYQVFKPLLANMNLTLILSKKLGDKSIKMTYKVGERGHTLTTGLSIGDKAVSGRTCLLTSVSDMDKFIDGSILVTEATDPDWVPVMKRAAAIITDQGGRTSHAAIVSRELGVPAVVGTGNATYVLHTGQDVTVSCAEGDSGLVYDGISEITTQMVHISELPSVRTKIMLNLANPAAAYRWWRIPVDGIGLARMEFVVSNAIQVHPMALIHFEHLKDEQAKREIDKLTTGYAYKPDYFVDKLASGLATLCSAVYPKPAIIRMSDFKTNEYARLIGGAEFELKEENPMIGFRGASRYYSPRYKEGFALECRAVKRVREEMGLTNAIVMIPFCRTIKEARKVLDVMEENGLKRGENGLKVYVMCEIPSNVILASSFTKHFDGFSIGSNDLAQLTLGVDRDSRELASLFNEQDEAVKWMIARAIEVARREGCKIGLCGEAPSNHPEFAKFLVDAGIDSISVSPDSFVQVMKHVVASERGS, encoded by the exons ATGATTCGAGCCCTTGGACCCAAAGGAATTCCAGTGCCACCAGGCTTCGCGACATCCTCCTATGCCTATTGGCACTATGTCGATGCCAATAACATCCGCGGCAAAATCGATGAACTGGTCAGTCAATGGCAGGCTGGTCATCAGACCCTTGCTGAGGCAGGCCATGCCATACGGAACTTGTTCCTGCGTGGAACTTGGCCAGCTGATACTGCAGAGGCCATCTTGTCCGGCTATCGCGACCTGTGCGATAAAGCTCAGGTTGACAATCTGAGCGTTGCAGTACGATCTAGCGCAACAGCTGAAGATCTTCCTGATGCTAGTTTCGCTGGACAGCAGGAAACATACTTGAATGTTCAAGGGGACGATGCACTGCTAGATGCCTGTCGACGATGCTACGCTTCACTTTTCACAGACCGAGCCATCAGCTATCGCCAAATTAAGGAGTTCAGCCATGCAAGCGTGGCTCTCTCCATCGGAGTACAACAAATGGTTCGTTCTGACATCGGCGGTTCGGGCGTCATGTTCTCTATCGATACAGAGAGTGGATTCGACAAGATTGTGCTCATCAATGCTGCCTGGGGCCTTGGAGAGAATGTTGTTCAGGGCACTGTCAACCCAGATGAGTACCAAGTTTTCAAGCCTCTCTTGGCCAATATGAACCTTACGCTAATTCTAAGCAAGAAACTCGGCGACAAGTCAATCAAGATG ACCTACAAGGTCGGTGAACGTGGTCATACCTTAACCACGGGACTGTCTATTGGCGATAAAGCAGTTTCTGGGCGTACCTGCTTGCTCACTTCGGTGTCGGACATGGACAAGTTTATCGATGGCTCGATTCTGGTAACCGAGGCTACAGACCCTGACTGGGTTCCTGTCATGAAGCGAGCTGCCGCTATCATCACAGACCAAGGTGGGCGTACTTCTCACGCCGCCATTGTCAGTCGAGAATTAGGTGTTCCAGCGGTAGTGGGTACAGGAAATGCCACCTACGTTCTGCACACTGGCCAGGATGTCACTGTATCGTGTGCAGAAGGTGATTCAGGTCTCGTCTATGATGGCATCTCGGAGATCACCACCCAGATGGTTCACATATCTGAACTCCCTTCGGTCCGAACAAAGATCATGCTGAATCTGGCCAACCCTGCAGCTGCATACCGCTGGTGGAGAATCCCAGTCGATGGCATCGGACTTGCTCGTATGGAATTTGTAGTCAGCAATGCTATACAAGTCCATCCTATGGCTCTTATTCACTTTGAGCATCTCAAGGATGAACAAGCCAAGAGAGAGATTGACAAGTTGACGACAGGCTATGCCTACAAGCCTGATTACTTTGTCGACAAGTTGGCATCCGGCCTTGCAACTCTGTGTTCCGCTGTCTACCCCAAACCAGCCATCATCAGGATGAGCGATTTCAAGACGAACGAGTATGCTCGTCTGATAGGTGGTGCTGAGTTTGAACTGAAAGAGGAGAATCCCATGATTGGATTTCGTGGGGCATCACGCTATTACTCACCTCGCTATAAGGAGGGCTTTGCTCTGGAATGCCGGGCTGTCAAGAGGGTACGAGAGGAAATGGGTCTCACCAATGCCATCGTCATGATACCCTTCTGTCGAACAATCAAAGAAGCCCGAAAGGTGCTAGACGTTATGGAAGAGAACGGTCTaaagagaggagagaatgGTCTCAAGGTCTATGTCATGTGCGAGATTCCATCCAATGTCATCCTAGCCTCGAGCTTCACCAAGCACTTTGACGGCTTCTCTATTGGATCTAACGACCTGGCCCAGCTCACACTCGGTGTAGACCGGGACTCGAGAGAGTTGGCGAGTTTGTTCAACGAGCAGGATGAGGCTGTCAAGTGGATGATTGCTAGAGCCATTGAAGTGGCTCGTCGGGAAGGATGCAAGATTGGGCTATGTGGAGAGGCACCGAGCAATCATCCTGAGTTTGCTAAATTCTTGGTTGATGCGGGAATTGATTCTATCTCTGTCAGCCCGGATAGTTTTGTTCAGGTTATGAAACACGTGGTGGCTAGTGAACGGGGCTCGTAA